One genomic region from Bacillota bacterium encodes:
- a CDS encoding glycine cleavage system protein H, whose amino-acid sequence MELNGYVFPDDLLYDRHHAWARVEEGVITCGVTDFAQKLAGEIVYVELPRKGRKVEQEKPLLSLESGKWVGRVYAPFTGEVLEANTSLEDDASPVNADPYGEGWIVRLKVDPATAQAETANLLKAGPALEEFIRSEMTRIEKEKAEKRG is encoded by the coding sequence TTGGAACTCAACGGTTACGTTTTTCCGGACGATCTGCTCTACGACAGGCATCACGCGTGGGCGCGGGTCGAGGAGGGCGTTATCACCTGCGGTGTGACCGACTTCGCCCAGAAGCTCGCGGGGGAGATCGTCTACGTCGAGCTACCGCGCAAGGGGCGCAAGGTAGAGCAGGAAAAGCCGCTCCTGTCCCTGGAGTCGGGGAAGTGGGTGGGCAGGGTGTATGCGCCCTTCACGGGGGAGGTTCTGGAGGCCAACACCTCGCTCGAGGATGACGCCTCGCCGGTCAACGCGGACCCGTACGGCGAGGGCTGGATCGTCAGGCTGAAGGTCGATCCAGCCACGGCGCAGGCGGAAACCGCCAACCTGCTCAAGGCCGGTCCGGCCCTCGAGGAGTTCATAAGGTCGGAGATGACCCGTATCGAGAAGGAGAAGGCGGAGAAGCGCGGCTAG
- a CDS encoding (Fe-S)-binding protein codes for MGPGLITAAELDSRFLGGLADQAGRPVAGEFKGCIQCGTCTATCPSAVVMEHPPRRMVRMAALGLWRDLFSANSVWQCLTCASCQARCPRGVKIADGVLALRREFGRRVGLPEGMGRLASVVSSDKNITGDPNDNRNLWVDDLDMKPPLADEAAGAGVTLDAVYFVGCVASLFPAVYGIPRSVAGLLSRAGLKFAVMGGDEWCCGFPLIGAGATEGDAPDSPNRIEDLVRHNVDVVRRSGASRLVTSCPSCYHTWKHTYNAIYGSTLGFEVVHASELLAEVVDGGRLNLNPQEMVVTYHDPCDLGRKSGIFDAPRALLRAVPGLELKEMRFHGPDSKCCGGGGNLEMNDPALSGEIARSRLAQAASTGAAVLASSCQQCKRTLQGAARRDKVKIRVMDVSEVLLKSVTGE; via the coding sequence TTGGGCCCGGGCCTTATAACGGCAGCGGAACTGGATTCGCGTTTCCTCGGCGGCCTGGCGGACCAGGCGGGCCGGCCTGTAGCCGGCGAGTTCAAGGGCTGCATACAGTGCGGCACCTGCACCGCCACCTGCCCATCGGCCGTGGTCATGGAGCACCCGCCGAGGCGGATGGTGCGAATGGCCGCGCTGGGCCTGTGGCGGGACCTGTTCTCCGCCAACTCGGTGTGGCAGTGCCTGACCTGCGCATCGTGCCAGGCCAGGTGCCCCCGTGGAGTGAAGATTGCCGACGGCGTACTTGCCCTCAGAAGGGAATTCGGGCGGCGGGTCGGCCTGCCCGAGGGCATGGGGCGGCTTGCATCCGTGGTGTCGTCGGACAAGAACATCACCGGTGACCCTAACGATAACAGGAATCTATGGGTTGACGACCTTGACATGAAACCCCCTCTCGCGGATGAGGCCGCCGGGGCGGGCGTGACGCTCGATGCGGTCTACTTCGTCGGCTGTGTGGCCTCGCTTTTCCCCGCGGTGTACGGCATACCGAGGAGCGTGGCTGGTCTGCTGTCGCGCGCGGGACTGAAGTTCGCGGTCATGGGCGGGGACGAGTGGTGCTGCGGCTTCCCGCTGATCGGGGCGGGCGCCACGGAAGGGGACGCGCCGGATTCCCCGAACCGTATCGAGGACCTCGTCCGCCACAACGTGGACGTGGTGAGGCGCTCCGGCGCGTCGAGGCTGGTTACGTCGTGCCCGTCGTGCTACCACACCTGGAAGCACACCTACAATGCGATATACGGCTCGACGCTGGGTTTCGAGGTTGTCCACGCGTCCGAGCTCCTGGCGGAGGTCGTAGACGGCGGGAGGCTCAACCTGAACCCGCAAGAGATGGTCGTGACGTATCACGACCCTTGTGACCTGGGCAGGAAGTCGGGAATATTCGACGCCCCGCGGGCCCTGCTCAGGGCGGTGCCGGGGCTGGAACTGAAGGAGATGAGGTTTCACGGCCCCGACTCGAAGTGCTGCGGGGGCGGCGGGAACCTTGAGATGAACGACCCCGCTCTGAGCGGGGAGATCGCAAGATCGAGGCTGGCGCAGGCGGCTTCGACCGGGGCCGCCGTACTTGCCTCGTCCTGCCAGCAATGCAAGCGCACGCTGCAGGGCGCGGCGCGGAGGGACAAAGTCAAGATCAGGGTCATGGACGTGAGCGAGGTCTTGTTGAAGTCTGTGACCGGCGAGTGA
- a CDS encoding CoB--CoM heterodisulfide reductase iron-sulfur subunit A family protein, translating to MRRIGVYVCHCGSNIAGTVDVKDVAAAAAALPGVVVSRDYTYTCSDPGQEMIREDIRNLKLDRVVVAACSPRMHEPTFRETVRSAGLNPYYLQVANIREQVSWVTKDTAEATGKAKDLVRAAVARVALHRPLDTPSVPVNHTAVVVGGGIAGIQAALDIANAGHKVYLVERAPSIGGHMAQLDKTFPTLDCSACILTPRMVDVARHPNIEMLAYSEVVDVSGYVGNFAIKVRRRPRYVNEESCTGCGECAKACVLEGRIPDEFERGLSKRGAAYIPFPQAVPLKAVIDPVHCLYLTRGKCTRRCETACSRGAIDLAQSPREIEIAAGAVVLATGYELFDASRLTPFGYGRYPDVVDGLQFERLVNASGPTQGHIVTSEGKTPESVAFLHCIGSRDDNANKYCSRVCCMYSMKQAHLVRDKTGAEVFEFYIDIRASGKGYEEFYERIQGEGVNFVRGRAAEVVEENGRLHVRAEDTLLGRLVDVPADIVVLGSGLTPQPDAVPLARMFHVGIGSDGFFMEAHPKLRPVDTNTAGVFLAGACQGPKDIPESVAQASAAAAKVCALFSKDTIEGEPAVAEVDEALCTGCMWCEPVCPYGAVSPRTITERLHGIPVERRVAQVNPALCQGCGACSGACRDGAMSLKGCTTEQVLAEVDALCLGSR from the coding sequence TTGCGGAGAATAGGCGTTTACGTGTGCCACTGTGGCAGCAACATCGCGGGCACGGTGGACGTCAAGGACGTCGCGGCGGCGGCTGCCGCGCTCCCGGGGGTCGTGGTATCGAGAGACTACACCTACACCTGTTCCGACCCGGGGCAGGAGATGATCAGGGAAGACATCAGAAACCTCAAACTCGACAGGGTGGTTGTCGCGGCGTGCTCCCCCAGGATGCACGAGCCCACGTTCAGGGAGACCGTCAGGTCGGCCGGGCTGAACCCTTACTACCTGCAGGTAGCGAACATCCGCGAGCAGGTCTCGTGGGTCACGAAGGACACCGCCGAGGCGACCGGAAAGGCGAAGGACCTGGTACGTGCCGCCGTCGCTCGCGTGGCCCTGCACAGGCCGCTCGACACCCCGTCGGTGCCGGTCAACCACACCGCCGTCGTCGTGGGCGGCGGGATCGCCGGGATACAGGCTGCGCTCGACATTGCTAACGCGGGGCACAAGGTGTACCTCGTTGAGCGGGCGCCCAGCATAGGCGGGCACATGGCGCAGCTCGACAAGACGTTTCCGACGCTCGATTGCTCGGCGTGTATCCTCACCCCAAGGATGGTCGACGTGGCGCGCCACCCCAACATCGAGATGCTCGCGTACTCCGAAGTCGTCGACGTGAGCGGCTACGTCGGCAATTTCGCGATCAAGGTGAGGCGTAGGCCGCGCTACGTTAACGAGGAATCGTGCACCGGTTGCGGCGAGTGCGCCAAGGCGTGCGTACTGGAGGGCAGGATACCCGACGAATTCGAGAGAGGCCTTTCGAAGCGCGGCGCGGCGTACATACCGTTCCCTCAGGCCGTGCCGCTCAAGGCCGTCATAGACCCCGTTCACTGCCTGTACCTGACGCGGGGGAAGTGCACGAGGAGGTGTGAGACTGCGTGTTCGAGGGGAGCCATCGACCTCGCGCAGTCCCCGCGTGAGATCGAGATAGCCGCGGGCGCCGTGGTGCTGGCGACGGGTTACGAGCTGTTCGACGCCTCCCGCCTTACGCCGTTCGGCTACGGGCGTTATCCCGACGTGGTCGACGGCCTTCAGTTCGAGCGACTCGTGAACGCCTCAGGTCCGACGCAGGGACACATCGTAACGAGCGAGGGGAAGACCCCGGAATCCGTCGCGTTCCTGCACTGCATCGGATCGAGGGACGACAACGCCAACAAGTACTGCTCGCGGGTGTGCTGCATGTATTCGATGAAACAGGCCCACCTCGTGAGGGACAAGACCGGCGCTGAGGTATTCGAGTTCTACATCGACATCCGCGCCTCCGGGAAGGGCTACGAGGAATTCTACGAGAGAATCCAGGGCGAGGGCGTGAACTTCGTTCGAGGGCGCGCGGCCGAGGTCGTCGAAGAGAACGGGCGCCTTCACGTGAGGGCTGAGGACACGCTGCTCGGGCGGCTGGTGGATGTCCCGGCTGACATCGTCGTGCTGGGCTCCGGCCTGACGCCCCAACCAGACGCCGTCCCGCTCGCCAGGATGTTCCACGTCGGGATCGGGTCCGACGGCTTCTTCATGGAGGCCCACCCGAAGCTCCGGCCGGTGGACACGAATACCGCGGGGGTGTTCCTCGCGGGCGCGTGCCAGGGTCCGAAGGACATCCCCGAGAGCGTGGCGCAGGCGAGCGCGGCCGCCGCCAAGGTGTGCGCCCTGTTCTCCAAAGACACTATCGAGGGCGAGCCCGCTGTGGCCGAGGTGGATGAAGCGCTGTGCACCGGCTGCATGTGGTGCGAGCCGGTTTGCCCCTACGGGGCGGTGAGCCCCAGGACCATAACCGAGCGACTGCACGGTATTCCAGTTGAAAGGCGCGTCGCGCAGGTCAACCCTGCCCTGTGCCAGGGCTGCGGGGCGTGCAGCGGCGCGTGCAGAGACGGGGCGATGAGCCTCAAGGGATGCACGACTGAGCAGGTGCTGGCGGAGGTGGACGCGCTATGCCTTGGAAGCCGTTGA
- a CDS encoding hydrogenase iron-sulfur subunit, with product MPWKPLIVAFCCNWCSYAGADLAGTSRLDYPASVRIVRVPCSGRVNPQFVLRAFQRGADGVLVAGCHPGDCHYTTGNMFARRRFLIATRLLEYMGIDSARFTVRWISGSEGPKFQETIRELTEKVQALGPNRRMREEPWT from the coding sequence ATGCCTTGGAAGCCGTTGATAGTGGCGTTTTGCTGCAACTGGTGCAGCTACGCCGGTGCCGACCTGGCCGGCACCAGCCGGCTTGATTACCCCGCGTCCGTCAGGATCGTCAGGGTCCCCTGCTCCGGGCGGGTCAATCCGCAGTTCGTGCTCAGGGCGTTCCAGCGAGGCGCGGACGGCGTGCTGGTGGCGGGGTGCCATCCGGGGGACTGCCACTACACGACAGGCAACATGTTCGCCAGGAGGCGTTTCCTGATAGCCACGAGGCTCCTGGAATACATGGGGATCGATTCCGCGCGATTCACGGTCAGGTGGATATCGGGCTCGGAGGGGCCGAAGTTCCAGGAAACCATACGCGAATTGACGGAGAAGGTCCAGGCGCTGGGCCCGAACCGCAGGATGAGGGAAGAGCCATGGACGTGA
- a CDS encoding 4Fe-4S dicluster domain-containing protein, with the protein MTHCIRIEDLPALLPRLSGLGSIVAPAYEDGVAVLAEVADPSRVAWDFPKTIVPPKELLLPHTDRFLRISVKGRAVEAGEPASPAPVVLFGAKPCDAAAADMLGRVMLEGQFKDESYARRRDSVTIVTVACRDEGPYCFCRSFGLAPDSPRGSDLMLYPGGDVLYAESLTPRGDRVITMAGGLFKDAPGGRGPTPCREPMNGGQDWRSGSPGDGRRLRPAPGQVAAASRRMAADFGLAYWEEASLRCLGCGLCTYLCPTCHCFAVVDKLRGDRVTRSRCWDSCMFEDFSAMAGGHNPRPTTLERVRQRYMHKLVYHAERFGEILCVGCGRCVEKCPVGLHVACVVEEIAAGGGPGNDR; encoded by the coding sequence ATGACGCACTGCATACGCATAGAAGACTTGCCTGCGCTACTTCCCCGGCTTTCGGGGCTCGGGAGCATTGTGGCGCCGGCCTACGAGGACGGCGTGGCGGTACTGGCGGAAGTGGCGGACCCCTCCCGCGTCGCGTGGGATTTCCCGAAAACGATAGTCCCCCCCAAGGAACTACTCCTGCCGCACACGGACAGGTTCCTCAGGATTTCCGTAAAGGGGCGGGCGGTGGAAGCCGGCGAGCCGGCGTCGCCCGCGCCGGTCGTACTGTTCGGGGCGAAGCCGTGTGACGCGGCGGCTGCCGACATGCTGGGCCGGGTGATGTTGGAGGGACAGTTCAAAGACGAATCGTACGCGCGCCGTCGGGACTCCGTCACGATAGTGACGGTCGCGTGCCGGGACGAGGGCCCGTACTGTTTCTGCAGGTCGTTCGGGCTGGCGCCCGATTCCCCCCGGGGGTCCGACCTGATGCTCTATCCCGGCGGCGACGTGCTATATGCTGAGAGCCTCACTCCCCGCGGCGACCGGGTGATTACGATGGCCGGCGGCCTGTTCAAGGACGCTCCCGGGGGAAGGGGGCCCACTCCGTGTCGCGAGCCCATGAATGGCGGGCAAGACTGGCGGTCCGGCTCGCCCGGCGACGGCCGGCGACTACGTCCCGCGCCTGGGCAAGTGGCTGCTGCCTCGCGTAGAATGGCGGCCGACTTCGGGCTCGCATACTGGGAGGAAGCATCCCTTCGCTGCCTTGGCTGTGGCCTGTGCACTTACCTGTGCCCCACGTGCCACTGCTTCGCGGTGGTCGACAAGTTGCGCGGAGACCGGGTAACCAGGTCAAGGTGCTGGGACTCGTGCATGTTCGAGGATTTCTCGGCAATGGCCGGGGGGCACAACCCCAGGCCGACCACGCTCGAGCGCGTGAGGCAGAGATACATGCACAAGCTGGTGTACCATGCCGAACGATTCGGTGAGATACTGTGTGTGGGCTGCGGACGCTGCGTCGAGAAATGCCCGGTGGGGCTGCACGTCGCGTGTGTCGTCGAGGAGATCGCCGCGGGAGGTGGGCCCGGCAATGACCGTTGA
- a CDS encoding FAD/NAD(P)-binding protein: MTVEILQPALGTVIDVRNETTSGDVKRIVVEVPRSRTSGAAWAGPHRPGQCAMLSVFGVGECMISVSSSPPLVSGPGRPGATVERLEFAIKNAGRVTSAFHELEPGSPVGVRGPYGNGFPVDSWKGMSLLFAGGGIGMAPLRSVINYCLDRRDDYGPIRIVYGARSPGDLCFKDELFEKWPGVKGVQVDVTVDSGDETWPGPVGFVPQFTESLAPSPDGCVAVTCGPPVMIRVMLATLERIGFKPENVFTTLELKMQCGVGKCGRCNTGSKYVCVDGPVFTLAEMKTLPSEY, encoded by the coding sequence ATGACCGTTGAGATTCTACAGCCGGCGCTCGGCACTGTAATTGACGTACGCAACGAAACCACCTCAGGTGACGTCAAGAGGATTGTCGTGGAGGTGCCTCGCTCGAGGACGTCAGGCGCCGCGTGGGCGGGGCCGCACCGGCCCGGGCAGTGCGCGATGCTGTCGGTATTCGGCGTGGGCGAGTGCATGATCTCCGTTTCGTCGTCCCCGCCGCTCGTCTCCGGACCGGGCCGCCCTGGAGCGACCGTCGAGAGGCTGGAGTTCGCAATCAAGAACGCCGGGCGGGTAACGTCCGCGTTCCACGAGCTCGAACCGGGTTCCCCGGTCGGCGTGAGAGGTCCGTACGGCAACGGCTTCCCCGTGGATTCCTGGAAGGGCATGAGCCTGCTGTTCGCGGGGGGCGGCATAGGCATGGCGCCGCTCAGATCGGTCATCAACTACTGCCTGGACCGGCGCGACGACTACGGGCCGATCCGCATCGTTTACGGGGCGCGGTCGCCGGGCGACCTGTGTTTCAAGGACGAGCTGTTCGAGAAATGGCCGGGGGTGAAAGGGGTCCAGGTCGACGTCACGGTCGACAGCGGAGATGAAACGTGGCCGGGCCCCGTCGGGTTCGTCCCCCAGTTCACGGAGTCGCTCGCCCCGTCTCCAGACGGGTGCGTGGCGGTAACGTGCGGGCCACCGGTGATGATCAGGGTAATGCTCGCCACGCTGGAGCGGATCGGGTTCAAACCGGAGAACGTGTTCACCACACTGGAACTCAAGATGCAGTGTGGTGTGGGGAAGTGCGGCAGGTGTAATACCGGCTCGAAGTACGTTTGCGTGGACGGTCCGGTGTTCACGCTCGCTGAAATGAAAACGCTGCCGTCCGAATACTGA
- a CDS encoding FadR family transcriptional regulator codes for MFKPVKTRKVYEEIVGQIRELIANGTLRPGDRLISERELADKLRVSRASVREAFSVLESLGIIESRPGEGTFIREETADSIAEPLALLVVRERDSGFALLEVRKILEVEAAGLAAARATPEDIQKIDDCLLEMKTEVDRGELGDVSDYRFHYALAEAAQNSVLVRVMATISDLFAQGLRSSRLRLYSLDGMPQILMQQHSRISDSVRGREPAAARQAMREHLEFVEQKLRELEGER; via the coding sequence ATGTTCAAACCGGTGAAAACGCGGAAAGTATACGAAGAAATCGTCGGGCAAATAAGGGAACTCATCGCAAACGGCACACTCCGGCCGGGCGACCGCCTTATCTCGGAGCGCGAACTCGCCGACAAGCTCCGCGTGAGCCGCGCGTCGGTCCGCGAGGCGTTCAGCGTCCTGGAGAGCCTGGGCATCATCGAGAGCAGGCCTGGAGAAGGGACGTTCATCCGCGAGGAGACCGCTGATTCGATCGCCGAGCCGCTCGCGTTGCTGGTGGTGAGAGAGCGCGACAGCGGCTTCGCACTGCTCGAGGTGCGGAAAATCCTGGAGGTCGAGGCAGCGGGCCTGGCGGCGGCCAGGGCAACCCCGGAAGACATCCAGAAGATCGACGACTGCCTTTTGGAGATGAAAACCGAGGTCGACCGGGGCGAACTCGGGGACGTCAGCGATTACAGGTTTCACTACGCGCTGGCGGAAGCCGCTCAGAACAGCGTCCTGGTCCGCGTGATGGCCACCATATCGGACCTTTTCGCGCAGGGACTCCGGTCGAGCCGGCTCAGGTTGTACAGCCTCGATGGCATGCCGCAGATCCTGATGCAGCAGCACTCGCGCATATCCGACTCCGTCAGGGGGCGGGAGCCGGCGGCGGCGCGGCAGGCGATGCGCGAACACCTCGAATTCGTGGAGCAGAAGCTCAGGGAGCTCGAAGGGGAGCGATAG
- a CDS encoding biotin transporter BioY: MVVSGPSVTTSAARGAGGIARSITVPAMFAAMMCASAAISIPLPGSAVPITFQVFVTLLAGAVAGPRAGTMAVIVYILLGSAGLPVFSMMRGGFSVLLGPTGGYLAAFPLATAVVGLLAGPSKRAGVARTLVSMIAGLAVIYFVGTLRLAWITGKPAGAAASVAVVPFIPLDTAKAVAAAVLAPRLRAIAPLRAP; the protein is encoded by the coding sequence GTGGTGGTCTCAGGCCCTAGCGTAACGACATCCGCCGCGCGAGGCGCCGGCGGAATTGCACGGAGCATCACCGTGCCCGCGATGTTCGCGGCGATGATGTGCGCCAGCGCCGCAATCTCCATCCCGCTTCCCGGCAGCGCCGTCCCCATCACGTTCCAGGTGTTCGTGACGCTCCTTGCCGGCGCGGTCGCGGGACCGAGGGCCGGGACCATGGCGGTGATCGTCTACATACTGCTGGGCTCCGCGGGCCTCCCGGTGTTCTCGATGATGAGGGGAGGGTTCTCCGTCCTTCTGGGGCCCACCGGCGGATACCTCGCCGCGTTCCCGCTCGCCACGGCGGTGGTTGGTCTCCTGGCGGGTCCGTCGAAGAGGGCGGGGGTCGCCAGGACCCTCGTTTCGATGATAGCGGGCCTGGCGGTGATTTACTTCGTAGGGACCTTGAGGCTCGCCTGGATCACGGGAAAGCCCGCCGGCGCGGCGGCGAGTGTCGCCGTCGTTCCATTCATCCCCCTGGACACGGCAAAAGCTGTGGCAGCAGCAGTCCTGGCGCCCAGGCTACGCGCTATCGCTCCCCTTCGAGCTCCCTGA